The Sminthopsis crassicaudata isolate SCR6 chromosome 5, ASM4859323v1, whole genome shotgun sequence genome contains the following window.
aaaaaatttggcagaGAGCTTAGTCTCCAGCTGTGGATTGTCGTTCTGGTCTTAATATTTGAGCTATGGCTCCCTCTTCTGTGCTGTGTCATTGCAATCAGAGCAGAGCAGATATAAAAAATGACTGCCTTAGAACTAGATTTCTTattatataacacacacacattttaaaataaaaacaacagaagaAGCCAACGAGCTTTACTCTTAAATACTAACTGCTGTGTCCTGTCTGGATAGTAGACATTCATTAGAGATGGAGCAGAAGCCCCAAGTATCACTTAAGCCTATCTTATGCTTAGCATTGGAAATGGCAAAAGCCAAGATTTTATGGGTTCCTTCcacttctgagattctgtgattctagaaTGGAGCTGGGCAGATAGGAATGAGCTTCCCAGGTTGGTATAGTGAAAAAACCATTTAGTAGCATCGTGCTGGTGAGATCTTTACTGTTTTCATGATTTCAGATATTGGAGTAATACAAGAGAACTCTGGCCCCAGCTCACCTTAGGCAGTTGATGGACAGCAGGGAGTGGAAGAGAAGAGAACTCTGAACTTTGCTGGTTGAAAATGTTGTGGGTACTTAAACCATCTGTCTGTGGTCTCTCCATCACCTAGGCTGCACCTGCCAGAAATACTGTCTTTTGCGTTATTCATGTTGAATGGGAGTTAAGTTACTGAGCAGGGTTATCTGGTATCTGGTGCAGACAGTAACTGTCCTGCTACTGCTGCTTCATTCTTGGTCCAAAGGACTAGTTTGTAGTTTTCCTCAGAAGGGGCTGTCATAAAGGCTGCCCAGTAAGAAGTGGAAATTTCAGTTCTAAGAACCCAATTCTGGTAAGGCAGAAGATAGAGTCTGGGTGAACATTTGGGTCAAAGTCCTAGAACCATCTGTGATCTTTCCAAATGCTTCATCTTCTATGCTTCATCCTTCCCCTCGCACCTCACCAAAAAACCCTCAACACTGTAGGGCTTTCATTGAATCTCTGCCCAGCAAAGACCcagacatttatttattctttgatttttttttttttttgcttccatatAACTTTTGCTCAGGCTGGGCTAGTTGGTTTATTGGCAACAGGTAGAGTGGAAAACAAACTGGCTTTTAATAGCTCTGTGGCTGcggtggtgggggagggggaagatacTGCATCCTTCAGAGCCTCCTTTTCCTCACCtcttaaatggaaataatttttatactgAATGTTTTAAAGAAAGCATCTgattttgtaaatgtccaataaACCTTAGCTCTTACCCTATTACACTTGTTTGAGGTGGTCCAGTGGACCTGGTTTCTAACCCCAACTCTGAGTGGCACTGAATAAGTTattctctgggcctcattttcctccAATGGGTCTGGATCAGATCTTTTTTGCTTTCCAACTCTGAATTGATGGTCAGTTGCCTAAAAGATCTAGGATAGACTTTTTAGAACTCAAGATATTACAATTATGGATTTTCTCCAAATAAATCTCTCACAGATAGTAGGGCTTGTTGTAGCCTTGGCCACACTGCTATTCTAAGTTAGTCTCTTGCACCACCTGCTGACGAGGACTTAGCATTACTTGTTTCTCGAGACTGAAGGAAACTTTGTGTAGCCATGCTAATTGAAAGAACAAAAtcagatatattcagaaatgggAAACaacttttaaatcattttttgtttctatcagtaagcatttgttaagtgaaaggctctatataaaaaaaaataattatgcagAGACAAGTGAAAAgtctgcctttaaggagctcatGTTCTAATAGGAGAGATAGTAAGACTATTcagaatatacacaaaataaatataaaactatttcaGGAAGGAGGGAGGTCACCAGGGGCTTGAGGGTATTGGAGCAGATTTCATGGAGAACATGAAGTTTGGAATGATTCTTTAAGAAAGCAAAGTATTCCATGAGGGAAAGTGAGAAGGAAATATTCCAAGCATACAGGTCAACCAGTGCAAAGCCACAGAGTAAAGGGTAAAAAAAACAAGCAGGCCAGAACTCTATAGACCAtataaaggaagggaagaagccTCTAAAGGTAAGAAAGAGCAGGTTTCTCATGAGTATTAGATAACAAACAAtgaagtttgtatttgatcctaaaaataatagcaaaatttcaGGGGTGAGGGGAaacatggtcagacctatacTTTAGAACACTCATGTTAGTGGCTATGTGGAGGATGGGCTGAAGTATGAAAGCAGTATGACAATAATCCAGGTGAGAGGTAATGAACGGATAGCTGGTATGAATGGCAAAAAGAGGAATGGATGTTCAGATGTTGTAGAGGTAGAAACATTTTCCATGAGGGAGATAGTTTAAAGAAGAATAAGTACTCAAAGATGACTCCCAAGGTGTAAATATTAACTGACTAGAGGGATGGGGGTagagaatttcagaaaataagattgaggggaaatttttttaagaataggcCAATAAGTTTAGCAATTTACATATCAACTGGTAACTTTGGGACAAgcaatttcaattgaatgatgagatcagaGGTCAAATTGTTGGGGGTATAGGCAAAAGTGAGAGGCCAAGGGTGATCTAACACCTGTAATCCTTGCTATTAGGAAGGTTAAGGCTTAGGGGATCTCTTGAGTTTAGGAGTTGTGAGCTGCAGTAGGATGAGCCAATCAGATGTCCATACCTGGGCAGAAATAGAACAGGTCAAAGTTCCATTGCTAAGTAGTGGTGAGATAGGACCATTCAGAATGGGTGAAATAGAGACTCAATCTTGTagaagggatggaggaagtaGAAATGTCAAGTTATAGATTTCATTTTTGAAAGGAATTTgactaaagggggaaaaaagtaaagcCATTTAATAGTCATTTGGTAGTAGGGAATAGTAAGATGTTGTAAGGATTTTTTAAGAATAGAGAATACTTGAGTATATTGTGAGCAGCAGGCAAGGAACTAATAGACACTGGAAATCAGAGATAGAGATTATAGTGCACCTGATTTACTGGAGAAGGTTGGAGGGAAAGGGTTCAAGACTACAAATAGATGGATTCATCTTGGTGGTAATGACTACCTCTTCATAAGAATATCAGAAGGAATAGCAGAGGATGATGTCAAGAGACTTTAagatgggagggaggaggaaaaagagggagggagggagaaaagagggagctcCCAACAAGTGGTCTTGATTTACTCAGTTAAGTAGTGGAGAATGTGGGAAAAGCAATAGTGTGGGTAACTTGACAACAGAAGAGAAAAGTGCATAGCTATGTTGGTGAAGAGGGATGGAGCACCTCACTATAGGGAGGGACTTGATGAAATTATATACAAGTAGAGGAAATCAGCATCATTGTGTGAACTCCTCCAACTGAACTCCATCAGTCCTATGAATTAGAGCAGCCCAAATTTAGATTTTGTAAGGCCTGAGCAGGGACAGGACAAGGGGAAAAGGCCCCTGAACTGGTTAATTATAGAGCTGAGATTGGGAAAGAAGGAGAATGTAGCCAGAGCAGGAGTGATGCTGGAAGGAAGAGTACTGAAGGGTGGAGAGATTTGGAAGAAAGAGTGAAGACAAATAAAAGGGGTAGGGAATAGGAAGAAGTGGAAGGATAAAAGATTCTGACTGAATTAGAAACTTTAGGGTCCTTAATCATGGAAATGAAAACGTTACAGATAATGACTAGCCTAAGTATGTGACCATCCCTTGCATAGCTGAGATAGAGTGGAGAATAGGTCAGAGAAATTGAGTAGACTGAGGGATTTAAATGTTAGACTAAATGAGGGAACAACATGTATATTGAAGTACTTGGTGTCAGAGCAAGAGTTGGTCTGATTGGATGGGGAGAACATGGCCCAAGCTCTCAGTACATTGAGAAAATAGGAAGTAATGTCAAAAGGTCAACAGATAACTATGACTAGGATCTCAATTGGACCATAAATTTGGATagagaaaatctcaaagaaagaGGTTGCTGCAGTAGAAATAAGAACTATTCAGGCTCCTTTCTGGGATTAATGAGTTAGGAAGAGGCCAGAAGTTAATAGTGTGAGAAATGGTGTGATCAATACTTGGAAAGGATGACAAAGAATGCAGTGTGGTGGAAGAGAGGGGTGCATTGAGAACCATATCAGTGAATGATAGGAAATGGAAGAAACAAGAGAGAAGAAGTCTAAACTAAAAGGAAGTTTGTTAATTATTGCAGATATGGGGTGGGACATATGTTTTCAATTCTCCCCCAAATCCTGTGAGCTAAGTAGTGttgttattcctgttttacagagcAGGAAACCAAAACCTAGAGAAGTGAAGTGCTTTGAATTAGGTCATCAAGATATAAGGGTCAATCCAgggtctgaattcagatctgctGACCATAaagtcagtattctttccattgcaccacacTGCTTGACAAGTGTAACTGGCTAACTCATTGTGCTTTTCTAGACAGTGGATTAGAAAGTCCCCGGCATATAAATGTGGACCTCCTTGTGTATTTAAGGAAGAAATGGACAGAGGTTACAGAGGCTGGACAGACATAGGTAGGGCAGACATATGCATTAAAGATAGTGACAGCAAGAGAACCATTGGACTATTGGGTTAGTCCTGTAGATAATAAATACTCTAATTAAGCTAATGTTAAATTAACTACATTCCTCAAATTTAAGTTGGTTTGGTGGTAAAGAAAGAGTCTGCTGAGTAGAATTGCTGTAGATAGCCAATGTAAGTGAATGATCCATATGTAAGTACCTGAAAGTTAGTTTTGCATCTTCTAAGAAAGTTGACTATGGAGGAggagatttgaaggaaaaaaatacagctTGATACTCAGAGTTTGGTTTTCCTGGGCTATTAAAGCTTGATGTTATGAGAACCTGACATTGGGTAAATCAGCTAATGGGCTGGAAAATCTGATTTTGTGTGAACCTGAACTTTCCAACTACTGCCATTCCTTTAGTTTAACTTCTGAGATAGCTTCAATGTATTGGGTGCCAGAAGCTACAGCTTAAGGGTAAAGTAGCACATCAATTTGGGAACAGGATACCCTGTTCTGCCCTGGCTTTATTCTGTGGGATTAAGAGCATCAAATCCTTTCTGTACCTCAGTCACTTGCACCAAAATCTTCAAGCTTCTCCACCCACTGAATGAGGATGCTGGGGGAATAAATAAGTACAAGAGACTCTGTAACTGTGGGTATCCCATAGGAATGGGAGGAATGGTATCCTGATACTGCAGCTCCACACCTTATCAATCTCTCTATTCTAGGTCTGGTCTCCAAGTCCTCTCCCAAGAAGCCTCGTGGACGTAACATCTTTAAAGCCCTTTTCTGTTGCTTCAGTTCCCAACATGTTGGCCAGTCAAGCTGCAGCAGTGAGCTTGTCTCATACAAGGAGGAAACCAACACCATTGCCAAGGTAATAGGGATGATCTGAGAAATAGGGATGAGACTAGTAGAGAAAAGACCATGAGAATGTAAAAACATTAcctgaagaagaaagaagcagtTTTAGAGTTGtccatttctttctgattctttaGCATCACTGCTAGATTTCAGCCACTGTTGCTTTGACTCAATAATTCCCTAACCCACTTATGTCCCTAGTTGACTATTGTATGATTGGGAAAAGATGATCTGTCCCCTTGGTAGTCACCTCTATCCGGTCTgctgcaaaactttttaaaaaaaaggaaaataggagcTTCTTTCattgaaactttttcttttctttttctagtccgATCTGCTCCAGTGTCTTCAGTATCAGTTTTATCAGGTAAACTCTAACAATGCTATTCTGATTATGGCCCTGAGTCAAACCAAATACCCAGGCCAACTTCCTGCCCTTTGGAAAGCTttataaaaaactagaaaatccCTAGGGTTGGCTTTGGGGCATTAAGACAGTGGGTACACTATAGGGGAAGGATAGGAGTGAAGACTACTTCCTTTTACCTGGGAATCCAGGGAGCCAAGTATTTTTACAGATGCTACAAATCCTTCCATCTTGAAACTGATGGCTTTGTCTCATATACTAAACTGGTGATTATTCCTGTGGTCAATTTCATTTCCCAAGGAGAAATTTTCAGTTTCCTCCCTGATAGACCATGTTTCTGGGGTAATTAGGAAATTAAGAAACCTGCTCTGCCTAGAGTTTTAATACATAACTGGGCTTTgggaatgaaaactttttttttttttttaattctttatcagtattggggcagctaggtggcacagtggatagagcaccagccttgaattcaggaggacccgagttcaaatctggtctcagatacttaacacttccctacctgtgtgaccctgggcaagtcacttaatcccagcctcagggaaaaaaaggggggaggggaattctTTATCCAGTATTCTCTTTGGCTCCTTTCTCTTGTAAGGGTTCCCTCCTCTAAGTGGATCCTAGAATCTATTCTCTAGGCCAATTAAACTTTCTTACCCCTGAGCAGGCCGTTGCAGTGATTTTGTCCTTCCCAATTTTCCTGAGAAGAgcctagttttttcttttttttttcctgaggctggggttaagtgacttgcccagggtcacacagctaggaagtgttaagtgtctgagaccagatttgaactcaggtcctcctgaattcaaggctggtgctctatccactgcactacctagctgccccggagCCTAGTTTTTTCATTTGGAGAAATCATAGCAGCTTGAGTTTGTTTCCAGATCCCAGGAACATGCCTGCTTCCAGAGGTAACGCAAGAAGATCAAGGAAGAATCTGCGTGGTCATTGACTTGGACGAGACCCTCGTGCATAGTTCCTTTAAGGTAATTGACTTCTCACCCCCTTGCTGTTCCTATGTTCAGTTTAGCATGATTACTGAGACTAGAAGAGTGCCATACACATAATAGGAGATTAAGAGGCGAAGGCAGGAAGGAGGGACTCCCCTTGGAGAGTATCTCAGATTCACAAGCTCTGATAGCCAAATACACAGCTGGAGGTAACTCACCCTTCATTAAGCTAAGCTTAATACTATAGTCACCCTCACTCAGAATATAGGATGTAAATAAGGTGAGTaagttctcttctcttttcctttctcttagttTTCATGAGATCTTTTAGTTTCATCTAAATATTGGTGTTATGTTAGCCCGGCAAGATTatcaggaagggagagaaaagcaaCATAGGAGAAAGGAGTGGCAAAAGATGAGCCTAGTGAATGTTTGTAGTTAAGCTATCCCCTGCTTAGTtcaggggagaaaaaggaaaaagaatcttcCTTAGATTTCCAGGTGTTCAAACAACATCCTACTTTCTAtccaggaagagaaaagaaaaggtgaaaacatGGGGGTGGCTGCAGTATGGGCTTAGGATTCTTAGACAAATTTGTAAGGTGCTAAAATACTTGTGGGGTTTACAGTGTTTTAAATGTGTGTagcatttttcacttttgttcatCTTATCAAACAATGACAGAGAACTTCTTTACCATTTTTATCAGTAAGTCCAAAATGGGACCAAGATTCACTGAGAATGGGCTCCTCATTTTCTGCAAGATTGAACCCTTCcttgacttttctttcttctagccAATCAACAATGCTGACTTTATAGTGCCTGTGGAGATTGAGGGAACAACACACCAGGTAAGCAAAAACCCTGCATATGATGGGTTTGAAGCCTGGGACCAGAAATCACTGTGGATCAGGGGTATACACAACTTATGATAGTGGGAGTAAATTAAAGATCAGCAATTTATCAGGCTGCCTAAATGGCTAGGGCAATAACCAATCAAAAAGCCTGGTGTCTCTATGGCCTATTGAGAATGCAAAGAAAACCATTCTCAGAGATGGTGATGAGGCTCTCCTGATGATCACTGTTATGGCAGGACAAGGCTTTTGTTACCCATTTTACTGGGATTGGTGCTGTATAAGTACTTCAGCCATCTCCTTTGGTCAGCTAGGCATCCTAGGAGCCTAAAGAGACTACTTCTGACTCTCAGAACCCTAGAATACACTCAAGAAAAAGACTGGCCACATACAAAACACCACACAGAGGAAGACATGGGACAAGGAATATACAAGCTTGGAGTGATGTaatgaaaagtgagaggaaataATTGAGAGATGGATTCCTGGAGAAGACCTTCCAATGGAGTATGAAGGTGGAAAGAGCTGGGTGTGGTGCTTCatcaaagaaaggagaggaggctGCCATAATCTGACATTGTCATTATGTTCCATTTTGTGGAACAATGTGCTTCTATAGAATGAGCATACTGGCTATAGTTTCATGTTACACAGTAGCAAGAGTCATCTGGTGAGGTGGTCCAGCTTTGGAAGAAAGGCTCTGGGTGCAGTAGGATGCTGTGGAGTGACATGACTACTATTTCAGAAACATCATTCTAGCTACTTTGTGTAATATGAgttgcagaagaagaaaaaacagagataGTTGACACTTTGAAAGCTCTTACAGCTAATTGTAACATGCGGAcagcaaaagtttaaaaaaaaaaaaaaaaagatgtacttAGAAGCCACTTAGAAGTTCTAGGGGTAGGAGACGAGAGCATAAGTATTTAATTGGAGCAGCTGGAGAAAGGGAGTGAACTTCTAAGAGGAAACACTGGGAGCAAGAATGGGGGTTTTTGCCCATCAATTCAGAAATGATTTTGGAGGAGGTGGAATTTGAGAGCAAGGCCACTTTTTGCCTATTGGTGATTCCAACAGACTGTACTACCAGAGCGGAAGAAAACTGAAAGATCCAGCAAAGGCTGCAGCCAGGTTCAAGTAATCCAGGATAGGCTGTGTCCAGCTGCAGGCCTATTCTTGATTACTTGTTTCTGGAGGCAGCCGACTGCACCCTGCCAGAAGCAAGCATTCCAAGACATTCCCCTAGTGCTTGCCCACCGTGTTTTCATTTTCTACCCTGGGCCATGGAAATGGTTTTGGCCCAAGCTGACAGATGAAATCTAGTGATGAAATAATAGGTGAGTGATGCTGATCAGCCCAGCCATGGTCAGTAGAGCTGAAGGTTTCTATTCGTGGCAGCCCAGCTGCTTAGGAAAAGTGAAGTCTTACACATGTTTTTGGAACAGGTTGGGAAAAGAATCAGATGACTTGGGTGTCCCCCTTCTCACAGTTCCCTCTGGTTTTCTCCAGGTGTATGTGCTTAAGAGGCCTTATGTGGATGAGTTCCTGAGGCGAATGGGGGAATTGTTTGAGTGTGTCCTCTTCACTGCCAGCCTTGCCAAGGTATCCTAGGACAGGGTGGAGGGCATCAGGTGCCTCTGCTAGATAACCTGGGGTACACAGGGAAGGAAGGGCTGAGCCAAACAGAGAATTTCCTCTTTTTACTCAGTATGCTGACCCTGTGACCGATCTCTTGGACCAGTGTGGTGTGTTCCGGGCCCGCCTCTTCCGGGAGTCTTGTGTGTTCCACCAGGGCTGCTATGTCAAGGACCTCAGCCGATTAGGGAGAGATCTGAGAAAAACCCTGATATTAGACAATTCTCCTGCCTCATACATCTTCCACCCAGAAAATGCAGTGAGTGCACTTGAGTCTCAGTTCTTCCCACCCCTTGGCTAATAATTAAAATGGAGGAGAAGGGTTAATAGGCTTACATCCTGTGAAGGATAAGTTGATCTGGGAAACGGCAGTGTCAAGAGTCAGAGAAATTTGTCTTCTAGAGCTTCTGGCATACCCAGGAAGGTTATTTTAGTCCCTTTTGTAATTTCCAAAGGTGACCTTTGCTAACTTTAGAAAGGCTAACATCACTTACATTGGAGAGGGTGGGTGGATATCCTAAATGCATTGAACTGTCCACCGGAAAT
Protein-coding sequences here:
- the CTDSP2 gene encoding carboxy-terminal domain RNA polymerase II polypeptide A small phosphatase 2, whose protein sequence is MEHGSIITQARREDALVLTKQGLVSKSSPKKPRGRNIFKALFCCFSSQHVGQSSCSSELVSYKEETNTIAKSDLLQCLQYQFYQIPGTCLLPEVTQEDQGRICVVIDLDETLVHSSFKPINNADFIVPVEIEGTTHQVYVLKRPYVDEFLRRMGELFECVLFTASLAKYADPVTDLLDQCGVFRARLFRESCVFHQGCYVKDLSRLGRDLRKTLILDNSPASYIFHPENAVPVQSWFDDMADTELLNLIPIFEELSEAEDVYTSLGQLRAP